A genomic region of Negativicoccus succinicivorans contains the following coding sequences:
- a CDS encoding ComEC/Rec2 family competence protein: MRKSIFILIVTAFIMLLTGCQHVIPSGGSPFDLQAQRKFPNPFSSLTESKELVIRCLDIGQGDATLIEWQGKWTLIDTGDVEHRSALTQYLDRYGVKEVENLIITHPDGDHLGGAYAVLKHVPVQHVFDDGLTKTNAIYRTYLKTLAKKGLRPYVLTQGMQIDLGAGVYFDVLGPTENVMYKKGMPDYNNHSIVMKLVANQFTMLFTGDAEKLQEHELLQAHGKKLAATVLKVGHHGSKTGTTESFLAAVRPQVATISSGRGNPYGVPHAPVLKRLQKRGIRIYRTDRNGTITVRTDGNTYTVEGEYNEADPTRY; the protein is encoded by the coding sequence ATGAGAAAAAGTATATTTATATTGATTGTCACTGCGTTTATTATGTTATTGACGGGCTGCCAGCATGTGATCCCATCCGGCGGCTCACCATTCGATTTGCAAGCACAGAGAAAATTTCCCAATCCTTTTTCATCGCTTACCGAATCAAAGGAATTGGTGATTCGCTGTCTGGATATCGGACAGGGAGATGCCACTCTGATTGAATGGCAGGGCAAGTGGACGTTGATCGATACGGGAGATGTCGAACATCGTTCGGCACTTACTCAATATTTGGATCGGTACGGTGTCAAAGAAGTGGAAAACCTGATCATTACGCACCCTGACGGTGACCATTTAGGCGGCGCCTATGCAGTATTGAAACACGTACCGGTGCAGCATGTATTTGATGACGGTCTGACTAAAACAAATGCGATTTACCGCACGTATTTGAAGACGCTTGCTAAAAAAGGTTTGCGTCCGTATGTTCTTACGCAGGGAATGCAGATTGATTTAGGTGCAGGCGTGTACTTTGATGTACTCGGGCCGACGGAAAATGTAATGTATAAAAAAGGGATGCCGGATTATAATAACCACTCGATAGTCATGAAATTGGTAGCAAATCAATTTACGATGCTCTTTACGGGCGATGCAGAAAAGCTACAGGAACATGAACTTTTGCAGGCACATGGCAAGAAACTTGCAGCTACTGTTTTAAAAGTCGGTCACCACGGCAGCAAGACCGGCACGACGGAATCCTTTTTAGCTGCGGTACGACCGCAGGTGGCGACAATTTCCAGCGGCCGCGGAAATCCTTACGGAGTGCCGCATGCACCGGTGTTGAAACGGTTGCAAAAACGAGGGATCCGCATTTATCGTACGGATCGCAATGGAACCATTACTGTCCGTACCGATGGCAATACATATACAGTGGAAGGAGAATACAATGAAGCCGATCCGACTCGTTATTGA
- a CDS encoding GerMN domain-containing protein produces MTNKGLYFLEKRWPICALLLCMVLMIAGCAPSAPSTKTMGASQPQQVATTEKTLVTYIPSKDAEHLVPVKINVPSDQYTPNRAVEEMLIADRKLEYPIWPKDAKVKKVEVNQNKKLATVDLNQAVKNNQGGSLGEILMVYETVNTLTSFPEIERVQFTMEGEPIESITGHLDLTKPLERDEQLIENK; encoded by the coding sequence ATGACAAATAAAGGCTTGTATTTTTTAGAAAAGAGATGGCCGATCTGCGCATTGCTGCTGTGCATGGTTTTGATGATCGCCGGCTGCGCGCCTTCGGCACCATCGACAAAGACAATGGGCGCAAGTCAACCGCAGCAGGTGGCGACAACCGAAAAGACGCTGGTCACCTATATTCCCAGTAAAGATGCAGAGCATCTTGTGCCGGTAAAGATAAATGTGCCGTCAGATCAGTACACGCCGAACCGGGCGGTAGAAGAAATGTTGATCGCAGACCGCAAGCTGGAATATCCGATTTGGCCGAAAGACGCTAAGGTCAAAAAAGTCGAGGTCAATCAAAACAAGAAACTTGCTACCGTAGATCTCAATCAGGCTGTCAAAAATAACCAGGGCGGTTCTTTAGGAGAAATTTTGATGGTGTATGAAACGGTTAATACCTTGACAAGTTTTCCGGAGATTGAACGTGTGCAGTTCACGATGGAAGGCGAGCCGATCGAATCCATCACGGGTCACTTGGATTTGACGAAGCCGTTGGAACGGGATGAACAATTGATCGAAAACAAATAA
- a CDS encoding N-acetylmuramoyl-L-alanine amidase family protein, whose amino-acid sequence MRKLILFCFFCTLLFSQTVPSFAAHVEALRWVTRNDAHVPFVRVVMDVDRLPSIDAQLSKDGKDLKVTLAKTDGNKIVGKYTLNPTMVSKLNVSRENDDTVLYFRFPQALSKNSVKVFPLKRDKKHNKPYRVVIDIPQYVPVPTFKTTAGLKGKTIVIDPGHGGTDVGAIGEGDVYEKNITLPIAIYLKPMLEEKGAKVYLTRETDRDVARPHANGDEELQARVDVAEAHAADAFISIHIDSFVRPDIDGMTAYYCSGSLYGQLLAESLHEANLAEVDFGDRGVRTANFYVLCNSSMPSTLLELGFISNPRERAELQKPNVQKALAKSIVDGLETYFKRAEEHSR is encoded by the coding sequence GTGCGAAAACTGATTTTATTTTGTTTTTTCTGTACATTGCTTTTTTCTCAAACAGTCCCTTCGTTTGCGGCACATGTGGAAGCATTGCGATGGGTCACCCGTAATGATGCCCATGTTCCGTTTGTTCGTGTAGTCATGGATGTAGATCGTCTGCCCAGTATCGATGCCCAATTGAGCAAGGACGGTAAGGATCTGAAAGTAACGCTGGCGAAGACTGACGGTAACAAAATTGTCGGTAAATACACATTGAATCCGACGATGGTGTCGAAGCTCAATGTAAGCAGGGAAAACGATGATACCGTTTTGTATTTTCGATTTCCGCAGGCATTGTCGAAAAACAGTGTGAAAGTATTCCCGTTGAAACGCGATAAAAAACATAATAAACCCTATCGTGTGGTGATTGACATACCGCAGTATGTTCCTGTGCCCACGTTTAAAACAACGGCAGGTTTAAAGGGGAAAACGATTGTTATTGATCCCGGGCACGGGGGCACGGATGTAGGTGCTATCGGTGAAGGAGATGTATATGAAAAGAACATCACCTTACCGATTGCAATTTATTTGAAACCGATGTTGGAAGAAAAGGGCGCAAAAGTATACTTGACGCGCGAGACTGATCGCGATGTGGCGCGACCGCATGCTAACGGTGACGAGGAATTGCAGGCGCGCGTGGATGTGGCGGAAGCTCATGCGGCGGATGCATTTATCAGTATTCATATCGATTCGTTTGTCCGCCCGGATATTGACGGCATGACCGCCTATTATTGCAGTGGATCCCTGTATGGTCAGTTGCTGGCGGAATCGTTGCATGAAGCAAATCTTGCCGAAGTGGATTTCGGTGACCGTGGAGTACGCACAGCGAATTTCTATGTACTTTGCAACAGCAGCATGCCGTCGACATTGTTGGAACTCGGATTTATTTCAAATCCCCGGGAACGTGCCGAATTACAAAAACCGAATGTTCAAAAGGCATTGGCGAAGAGCATTGTAGACGGATTAGAAACATACTTTAAACGGGCTGAGGAGCATTCCAGATGA